One segment of Mycoplasma sp. E35C DNA contains the following:
- a CDS encoding MATE family Na+-driven efflux transporter: MVRTSLKTIFREIDYKMFFAIFLTLFIPSIYKVIRIHILGSFPDANNINIASQLSWINLIYEVIQEGLILPLFFLLGKANLKQNNLTLEQNSDNKTLSNRIKTSLITISLTYILIAIIVIIFAKQLVVLMGQNLELIDQTVTYVRLETISALFLTIWRFIVLVFNLFEKDKYIYLILLIQSGLSITFDVFLVSQLNFSLNIGVIGIPITNIIVNTIIVVISLFLINKITFDFFKPQKLTFRWLLSWFKVGSFSGIESLIRNLVFSLMIIRMINLVAQQGNYWIANSFIWDLLLLPTLALADVIKKDVANQARIAIKEKTFSYLILISIFVALWLVFIPVWKPLLKYVYNVDSYETVFYIVLIQTGFYITFMFNTTIFDSTFYGLGKTNYMLFQSLCIDIGYYGMMFILYTTGVFVPSLLNISIMFGCGMLLDFIPSMILYIYLLKKHKIKILFFKREQFIPFVIVNH; the protein is encoded by the coding sequence ATGGTCAGAACTAGTTTAAAAACAATTTTTCGCGAAATTGACTACAAAATGTTTTTTGCTATCTTTTTAACCTTATTCATACCTAGCATCTATAAAGTTATAAGAATTCATATATTAGGAAGTTTTCCTGATGCTAATAATATAAACATTGCATCACAACTTTCATGGATTAATCTAATTTATGAAGTTATTCAAGAAGGTTTAATTTTGCCACTTTTCTTTTTATTAGGAAAAGCAAATCTTAAACAAAATAATTTAACACTAGAACAAAATTCAGATAACAAAACGCTTTCTAATCGAATTAAAACAAGCTTAATTACCATTAGCTTAACATATATTTTAATAGCTATTATAGTTATTATTTTTGCAAAACAACTTGTTGTTTTGATGGGTCAAAATTTAGAATTAATTGACCAAACTGTAACATATGTAAGATTAGAAACTATATCAGCATTATTCTTAACTATATGAAGATTTATAGTTTTAGTGTTTAATTTATTTGAAAAAGATAAATATATTTACCTCATACTGCTTATTCAGTCAGGTTTATCAATAACATTTGATGTATTTTTAGTCAGCCAATTAAATTTTTCATTAAATATTGGTGTGATCGGAATACCAATTACAAACATCATTGTAAACACAATTATCGTTGTCATATCCTTGTTTTTAATTAACAAGATTACTTTTGACTTCTTTAAACCTCAAAAACTAACTTTTAGATGATTATTATCATGATTTAAAGTAGGTTCTTTTTCAGGAATCGAATCATTAATAAGAAATTTAGTTTTCTCATTAATGATTATTAGAATGATTAATTTAGTTGCCCAACAAGGTAATTATTGAATTGCTAATAGTTTTATTTGAGATTTATTATTATTACCAACATTAGCTCTGGCTGATGTCATTAAAAAAGACGTAGCTAATCAAGCAAGAATTGCAATAAAAGAAAAAACATTTAGTTATCTAATTTTAATTAGTATTTTTGTTGCATTATGACTAGTTTTCATACCTGTATGAAAACCCTTGTTAAAGTATGTTTATAATGTTGATAGTTATGAAACAGTGTTTTATATTGTTTTAATTCAAACTGGGTTTTATATCACTTTCATGTTTAATACTACTATCTTTGATAGTACTTTTTATGGTTTAGGTAAAACAAATTACATGTTATTCCAATCACTTTGTATTGATATCGGATATTACGGTATGATGTTTATTTTATACACAACAGGTGTGTTTGTTCCGTCGTTATTAAATATCAGTATTATGTTTGGTTGTGGAATGTTGTTGGACTTTATTCCTTCGATGATTTTGTATATTTATTTACTTAAAAAACATAAAATTAAGATTTTATTTTTCAAACGTGAACAATTTATTCCGTTTGTGATTGTTAACCATTAA
- a CDS encoding phosphotransferase, protein MKIEIKLKGGRTHPDVIRINDTVRRPKHHNDELVYDVLNFFEKQNFKYAPKFLGIDSKHRNIFSYIDGYCFDEVGFTDQKHLIEILNITKEFHTLSKKYTQSNKVICHNDISPLNVVFDNNLSKINGIIDWDSVSIDHNWLDVCYILILWINIGDPSKPVDKIFQELKIGLKTYNDSEIAKNLSDKFIYRIDKINASLNKNNKWYQKTKDWVDYLYTWIDNHKTRIDNLWSELV, encoded by the coding sequence ATGAAAATTGAAATTAAATTAAAAGGAGGTAGGACACACCCAGATGTCATAAGAATAAATGACACTGTAAGAAGACCAAAACATCACAACGATGAATTAGTTTATGATGTTTTAAACTTTTTTGAAAAACAAAATTTTAAGTATGCTCCAAAATTCCTTGGAATTGATAGCAAGCATCGCAATATTTTTAGTTATATAGATGGATATTGCTTTGATGAAGTTGGTTTTACTGATCAAAAACACTTAATAGAAATTCTTAATATCACAAAGGAATTTCATACATTATCAAAAAAATACACTCAATCCAATAAGGTGATTTGTCATAATGATATTTCGCCATTAAATGTAGTTTTTGATAACAACCTAAGTAAAATAAACGGAATTATTGATTGGGATAGTGTTTCTATTGATCATAATTGACTAGATGTTTGTTATATCTTAATTTTATGAATAAATATTGGCGATCCATCTAAGCCAGTAGATAAAATTTTCCAAGAGTTGAAAATAGGTTTAAAAACTTATAACGATAGCGAAATAGCTAAAAATCTATCAGATAAATTTATTTACAGAATAGATAAAATTAACGCTTCGCTAAACAAAAACAATAAGTGATATCAGAAAACAAAAGACTGAGTCGATTATTTATATACATGAATTGATAATCACAAAACAAGGATTGATAATTTATGGTCAGAACTAGTTTAA
- a CDS encoding HU family DNA-binding protein produces MAKIKTLTAAEYIKEIADQTDLNVQDIRLVINSLQNVLAKELATTGEVRLFDIGKFKVKTTAARTGINPKTKEKIQIPEGKKLKVTISKILNDKVFGEK; encoded by the coding sequence ATGGCAAAGATTAAAACACTAACAGCTGCTGAATACATTAAAGAAATCGCAGACCAAACTGATTTAAACGTTCAAGACATTAGATTAGTTATTAATTCATTACAAAACGTTTTAGCTAAAGAATTAGCTACAACTGGTGAAGTAAGATTATTTGATATTGGTAAATTCAAAGTTAAAACAACTGCTGCAAGAACTGGAATTAATCCAAAAACTAAAGAAAAAATCCAAATTCCAGAAGGTAAGAAATTAAAAGTTACCATCTCAAAAATCCTAAACGATAAAGTTTTTGGTGAAAAATAA
- the parE gene encoding DNA topoisomerase IV subunit B has translation MASNYNEGNIKVLKGLEPVRKRPGMYIGSTDIRGLHHLVWELFDNAVDEALNGSANKIEVIHKADGSIVVSDNGRGIPVGKNPSTKLSTVDTVYTILHAGGKFDDQAYKVSGGLHGVGASVVNALSSKLIVVVHRDGGMYQSIYGNGGEIIQPLKKIEKSTKHGTTVQFWPDKTIFKNTQFNSSIIKERLHESSFLFKGLKIVFIDENNPELSQTFIAKDGILEYITYINENKKVISKLVPFKGEYERIEVDGCLQYTDNESEIIVSFANSVKTNEGGSHENGFKQAMIETINDYSKKYKLINQKDKGFDWSDIKEGLNVVLSVKVPEKIIAYEGQTKNKLFTQEAKNAVYKILSQQLFYFLEENKADAKQLIDRFKLIKEAKEAAKKAKENTKKLKSAKTERVLYGKLTPAQQKKPELNEIFLVEGDSAGGTAKSGRDKRFQAILPLRGKVVNVEKSRLQDLLKNEEILSIITCLGCGIGNNFNIKNLKYHKIIIMTDADTDGAHIQVLLLTFFYRYMRELIEQGKVYIALAPLYKISAKNSSKSAFAWDDYQLNEFKEKFGSSYEVQRYKGLGEMNSEQLWQTTMDPAKRQLIQVSIENAVQAERKVAILMGEDAAIRKNWINENVDFSVEE, from the coding sequence ATGGCATCTAACTACAATGAAGGTAATATAAAAGTTCTTAAAGGACTAGAACCAGTAAGAAAACGTCCAGGGATGTATATTGGTTCAACTGATATTAGAGGATTGCACCACTTAGTGTGGGAGTTGTTTGATAATGCCGTAGATGAAGCATTAAATGGCTCAGCTAACAAGATTGAAGTAATTCATAAAGCTGATGGATCGATTGTTGTATCTGACAATGGTCGGGGGATTCCTGTTGGTAAAAATCCAAGCACAAAATTATCAACAGTTGATACGGTTTATACAATATTGCATGCTGGTGGAAAATTTGATGATCAGGCTTATAAAGTATCAGGTGGTTTGCACGGAGTTGGGGCATCTGTAGTTAATGCTTTATCATCAAAATTAATTGTTGTTGTTCATCGTGATGGTGGCATGTATCAATCAATTTATGGCAATGGTGGTGAGATCATTCAACCATTAAAAAAGATTGAAAAATCAACCAAACACGGAACAACCGTGCAATTTTGACCAGACAAAACAATCTTTAAAAATACGCAATTTAATTCTTCAATTATTAAAGAACGATTGCACGAATCATCATTCTTATTCAAAGGTTTAAAGATTGTTTTTATTGATGAAAACAATCCAGAATTATCACAAACATTTATTGCCAAAGATGGAATTTTAGAATACATCACTTATATCAATGAAAATAAGAAGGTTATTTCTAAATTAGTGCCATTTAAGGGTGAATATGAACGCATTGAAGTTGATGGTTGTTTGCAATATACTGACAATGAATCTGAGATCATCGTATCATTTGCTAACTCAGTAAAAACCAATGAAGGTGGAAGTCATGAAAATGGTTTTAAACAAGCAATGATTGAAACGATTAATGATTATTCTAAGAAATACAAACTAATTAATCAAAAAGATAAGGGCTTTGATTGAAGTGATATCAAAGAAGGGCTTAATGTTGTTTTAAGTGTTAAGGTTCCTGAAAAAATTATTGCTTATGAAGGTCAAACTAAAAACAAATTATTTACCCAAGAAGCAAAGAATGCAGTTTATAAAATTCTAAGCCAGCAATTGTTTTATTTCTTAGAAGAAAATAAAGCTGACGCAAAGCAATTAATTGATCGTTTTAAATTAATTAAAGAAGCTAAAGAAGCAGCTAAAAAAGCCAAAGAAAATACCAAGAAATTAAAGAGTGCTAAAACTGAACGGGTGTTGTATGGAAAACTTACTCCAGCACAACAAAAAAAACCAGAATTAAATGAGATCTTTTTAGTCGAAGGTGACTCAGCGGGCGGGACTGCTAAATCTGGTCGTGACAAGCGTTTTCAGGCAATTTTACCACTGCGTGGTAAAGTGGTTAACGTAGAAAAATCACGCTTACAAGATTTATTAAAAAATGAAGAAATTTTATCAATTATTACCTGTTTAGGTTGTGGGATTGGTAATAACTTCAACATTAAAAATTTAAAGTATCACAAGATCATTATTATGACCGATGCTGATACTGATGGTGCGCATATTCAGGTTTTATTATTAACGTTCTTTTATCGTTATATGCGTGAATTGATCGAACAAGGAAAGGTTTATATTGCACTAGCTCCACTTTATAAAATAAGTGCAAAAAACTCATCAAAATCAGCATTTGCTTGGGATGATTACCAACTTAATGAATTCAAAGAAAAATTCGGTTCATCATACGAAGTGCAACGTTATAAAGGTTTGGGTGAAATGAATTCTGAACAGTTATGACAAACAACAATGGATCCAGCCAAACGCCAATTAATTCAAGTATCAATTGAAAATGCCGTTCAAGCTGAAAGAAAAGTAGCCATCTTAATGGGTGAAGACGCAGCGATTCGTAAGAATTGAATTAATGAAAATGTTGATTTTAGTGTGGAAGAATAA
- the parC gene encoding DNA topoisomerase IV subunit A, whose translation MDKKRIFKKDLDDIMSLSFGRYAKYIIQERALPDIRDGLKPVQRRVLYGMYNLGLYYNKPYRKAAATVGEVIGKFHPHGDSSIYEALVRMTQSWKNNIPLIDMQGNNGSIDGDNAAAMRYTEARLSQYGNIMLDNIHKDTVVFMNNFDDSEVEPTILPSLLPNLLVNGSTGIAAGYATNIPPFNLKELIDVIILRIDSPNCKLDSILKIMPGPDFPTGGIILDDDGIRNAYLTGKGKIVIRANIVTENNNLIITDIPFETNKSNIIRAIEEIIEANKLPQLIEVRDESDRFGIRILLETNTKDQKVIETIKNYLYKYTQLQINYNFNHVVIDHKKPIQMSIFNYLDSYLNHAYTVLRNGINFDLKKDLKRLEIINGLIKATSIIDQIVAIIKKSVDKQDAINNLMAKYGFSHLQADAIVSLRLYRLTNTDVVLLKEEKQSLDERIKAHKILLNDQNALNQHLKEILRGYKKLFNTKRRSVIGGNIEKIVIDETEIIEKKQLYVACSTDGLIKSLAYDNYKNLNLATLKIKQDDSLADLIKVNSLNKIALITNYGNVVVINAHKIKEAKPREIGMDINELTTIKDNEKIVKLIEITNQNQQIVLLSKLGMIKKISSADLNQIKSTKPTVCMSLKDDDELISANIINDVKSEIVLVTKNAYVLRFLIDEVSTTGLKSMGVRAIKLKNDDYLVSFDEIKTSTDQLLLIKNRQLKKLKVSLIEPQARATQGKNLNTTKNKQPLIGAYLLNQNQLSLYGQNLDHELINLELDKLAMGNLSSDYVNLNQEYKSFFLNRLNNE comes from the coding sequence ATGGATAAAAAAAGAATATTTAAAAAAGATCTTGATGACATTATGTCATTGAGTTTTGGGCGATATGCTAAATACATCATTCAAGAACGTGCATTGCCTGATATCCGTGATGGTTTAAAGCCAGTGCAAAGAAGAGTATTATACGGGATGTATAATTTAGGTTTGTATTACAACAAACCCTACCGTAAAGCTGCTGCTACGGTTGGTGAAGTAATCGGGAAATTTCACCCACACGGTGATTCATCAATTTATGAAGCGCTTGTACGTATGACGCAAAGTTGAAAAAACAACATCCCTTTAATTGACATGCAAGGGAATAATGGTTCAATTGATGGTGATAATGCTGCTGCGATGCGTTATACCGAAGCGCGTTTGTCTCAATATGGGAACATCATGCTAGATAATATTCATAAAGACACTGTTGTTTTTATGAATAACTTTGATGATAGTGAAGTTGAACCAACTATTTTACCAAGCTTATTACCTAACTTATTAGTAAACGGATCAACCGGAATTGCTGCTGGGTATGCGACCAACATTCCGCCATTTAATTTAAAAGAATTGATTGATGTTATTATTTTAAGAATTGATTCACCTAACTGTAAGTTAGATTCAATTCTTAAAATTATGCCAGGACCAGATTTTCCTACTGGTGGAATTATTTTAGATGATGACGGGATTAGAAATGCTTATCTAACAGGTAAAGGTAAGATTGTTATTCGTGCTAATATTGTTACTGAAAACAATAATTTAATTATTACCGACATTCCATTTGAAACTAATAAATCAAATATTATTCGTGCGATTGAAGAAATTATTGAAGCTAATAAATTACCACAACTAATTGAAGTTCGTGATGAATCTGACCGTTTTGGTATTCGTATTTTACTTGAAACTAATACGAAGGATCAAAAAGTAATTGAAACGATTAAAAACTACTTATACAAATACACACAATTACAGATCAATTACAACTTTAACCATGTTGTTATTGATCATAAAAAACCAATTCAAATGTCAATTTTTAACTATCTAGATAGTTATTTAAATCACGCATATACTGTGTTGCGTAATGGTATTAATTTTGATCTTAAAAAAGATTTAAAACGTCTAGAAATCATTAATGGTTTAATTAAAGCTACAAGCATTATTGATCAAATCGTTGCCATCATTAAAAAATCAGTTGATAAACAAGATGCAATTAATAATTTAATGGCTAAATATGGTTTTAGTCACCTACAAGCTGATGCAATTGTTTCTTTACGACTTTATCGTTTAACTAATACGGATGTTGTTTTATTAAAAGAAGAAAAACAAAGTCTAGATGAAAGAATTAAAGCTCATAAGATTTTATTAAATGACCAAAATGCTTTAAACCAACATTTAAAAGAAATCTTGAGGGGTTATAAGAAGTTATTTAATACTAAACGTAGATCAGTAATTGGTGGTAATATTGAAAAAATTGTCATCGATGAAACTGAAATCATCGAGAAAAAACAACTTTATGTTGCATGTTCAACTGATGGCTTAATCAAGAGTTTAGCTTATGATAATTACAAAAACTTAAACCTAGCAACATTAAAGATTAAACAAGATGATAGCTTGGCTGATTTAATTAAAGTTAATTCACTAAACAAGATTGCTTTGATTACTAATTATGGTAATGTTGTTGTCATTAATGCGCACAAAATTAAAGAAGCAAAACCACGTGAAATTGGTATGGATATCAACGAATTAACGACAATTAAAGATAATGAAAAAATCGTTAAATTAATCGAAATAACCAACCAAAATCAACAAATTGTTTTATTGTCAAAACTAGGAATGATTAAGAAAATTTCTAGTGCTGATTTAAACCAAATTAAATCAACTAAACCAACTGTTTGTATGAGCTTAAAAGATGATGATGAATTAATTTCAGCCAACATCATCAACGATGTGAAATCTGAAATCGTTTTAGTTACTAAAAATGCTTATGTATTAAGATTCTTAATTGATGAAGTAAGCACAACTGGGCTTAAATCAATGGGAGTAAGAGCAATTAAATTAAAAAATGATGATTACTTAGTAAGTTTTGATGAAATCAAAACTTCAACTGATCAGTTGTTATTAATTAAAAATCGTCAATTAAAAAAACTTAAAGTTTCTTTAATTGAACCACAAGCAAGAGCCACTCAAGGTAAGAACTTAAATACAACTAAAAATAAACAACCACTAATTGGTGCTTATTTATTAAACCAAAATCAACTAAGTTTATATGGTCAAAATCTTGATCATGAACTTATCAATTTAGAATTAGATAAATTAGCTATGGGTAATTTATCTTCTGATTATGTTAATTTAAATCAAGAGTATAAATCCTTCTTTTTAAACCGATTAAATAATGAATAA
- a CDS encoding GTPase, with product MNKKCQGCGNFLSDNINDLGYCVDLNRFNLCKRCFQFKHYKKIDDVKSVVKADIDQYLNSLDLSKHCVFYLVDPTNFIFDLTMIKTLNKADNFYLIFNKIDYLAKKNNLDLIKNQLLLNLKDNDIILKPEQVLFNSIYLSYDLKKIDFLIKKAHKKHKKTIFLGQSNVGKSSLINKILKLNDIDKKQYLTTSPYLNTTLQINQIKKREFCLLDTPGYLDESSGLYQLDPKRIKRLVSQQWKNPVTYQITSDQVFYCEDFIKLKVKLAPNINRTSITFYCPSALRIHRTSIKNENMIDQKLNQIFTDLKDFNYLTNDNHNHYELNETKNNLLINGIALIKFNKDIQAVDIYQKNKLESYLLEHCLI from the coding sequence ATGAATAAGAAATGTCAGGGTTGTGGTAATTTTTTATCAGACAACATTAATGATTTAGGTTATTGTGTTGATCTAAATCGCTTTAATTTATGCAAACGTTGTTTTCAATTCAAGCACTATAAAAAAATTGATGATGTTAAAAGCGTTGTCAAGGCTGATATTGATCAATATTTAAATAGCCTAGATTTGTCCAAACACTGCGTTTTTTATCTCGTTGATCCGACTAATTTCATCTTTGATCTAACGATGATCAAAACCTTAAATAAGGCTGATAATTTTTATTTAATCTTCAATAAGATTGATTATTTGGCTAAAAAGAACAATCTAGATTTAATTAAAAACCAGTTATTATTAAACCTAAAAGACAATGACATTATCTTAAAACCTGAACAGGTTTTATTTAATTCGATTTATCTTTCTTATGATTTAAAAAAGATTGATTTTTTAATTAAAAAAGCTCATAAAAAACATAAAAAAACGATCTTTTTAGGTCAATCAAATGTTGGTAAATCTTCGTTAATTAATAAGATTTTAAAGCTAAATGATATTGATAAAAAACAATACTTAACAACATCACCATATTTAAATACAACATTGCAAATTAACCAAATTAAAAAGCGTGAGTTTTGCTTATTAGATACCCCTGGTTATTTGGATGAATCAAGTGGTTTATATCAATTAGATCCTAAACGCATTAAGCGTTTAGTATCACAACAATGAAAGAATCCTGTCACTTATCAAATTACATCTGATCAAGTATTTTATTGCGAAGATTTTATTAAACTTAAAGTTAAATTAGCACCAAACATTAATCGCACATCAATAACTTTTTATTGTCCAAGTGCTTTAAGAATTCACCGCACATCAATTAAAAATGAAAATATGATTGATCAAAAATTAAATCAAATTTTCACTGATCTAAAAGACTTTAATTACTTAACTAATGATAATCACAATCATTACGAATTAAATGAAACAAAAAACAATTTATTAATCAACGGTATTGCTTTAATTAAATTTAATAAGGACATACAAGCAGTTGATATTTATCAAAAAAACAAATTAGAATCATATTTATTAGAGCATTGTTTAATTTAG
- a CDS encoding nicotinate-nucleotide adenylyltransferase gives MKQIIIFGGSFNPIHNGHIKMAEKALEQIKADRVYFVPTYRSTFKEPFKVGDKHRRLMVKNAVKVNSKFHTSWYELNNKNDKSYLTVQYFKKKFPDAKIYFLIGSDNLEKFHLWDEAEQIAKDCQLLYFSRDNQYLDHKNIKKFNFIKIEGENVDISSTEIRKGIKVIGYMDQANIDYINENGLYITDRLEHFLKTKKRYDHCLRVGNLARRFAQLNYPKQAQRAYVAGCYHDLAKELDETTMVNYRNNWDRSTHPEPYKEGLSYRTLHGYVGAWILKYQFGYKDDELINAVYYHTIKSDNPTPLEKIVYLADKLEYERVNQDINRYFKINKAKNLAYKNIDKAFELTQNEVQKYFQLFQKQREDK, from the coding sequence ATGAAACAAATAATTATTTTTGGTGGTAGTTTTAATCCGATTCACAACGGCCACATCAAGATGGCTGAAAAAGCACTTGAACAAATAAAAGCTGATCGGGTTTATTTTGTGCCAACTTATCGTTCAACTTTTAAAGAACCATTTAAGGTTGGCGATAAACATCGTAGATTGATGGTTAAAAATGCTGTTAAAGTTAATTCTAAATTCCATACGAGTTGGTATGAACTAAACAACAAAAATGACAAATCTTATTTAACAGTTCAATATTTTAAAAAGAAGTTTCCTGATGCTAAAATTTACTTCTTAATTGGTAGTGATAATTTAGAAAAATTCCACTTATGGGATGAAGCAGAACAAATAGCAAAAGATTGTCAGTTATTGTATTTTTCTCGCGATAACCAATATTTAGATCACAAAAACATTAAGAAGTTCAACTTCATAAAAATTGAAGGTGAAAACGTTGATATTTCATCAACTGAAATTAGAAAAGGGATTAAAGTTATTGGTTATATGGACCAAGCAAACATTGATTATATTAATGAAAATGGTTTGTATATTACTGATCGATTAGAACACTTCTTAAAAACTAAAAAACGTTATGATCATTGTTTAAGAGTTGGTAATTTAGCAAGACGATTTGCCCAACTAAATTATCCAAAGCAAGCACAGCGTGCTTATGTTGCTGGCTGTTATCACGACTTAGCCAAAGAATTAGATGAAACTACAATGGTTAATTATCGTAATAACTGAGATCGTTCTACTCACCCAGAACCTTATAAAGAAGGTTTATCTTATCGAACCTTACATGGTTATGTAGGTGCTTGGATCTTAAAATACCAATTTGGATACAAAGACGATGAATTGATTAATGCTGTGTATTATCACACAATTAAAAGTGATAATCCAACACCACTAGAAAAAATTGTTTATCTGGCTGATAAGTTAGAATACGAACGTGTTAATCAGGATATTAATCGTTATTTCAAAATTAATAAGGCTAAAAATTTAGCTTATAAAAACATTGATAAAGCATTTGAATTAACTCAAAATGAAGTGCAAAAATATTTTCAACTTTTTCAAAAACAAAGAGAAGATAAATAA
- a CDS encoding 5'-methylthioadenosine/S-adenosylhomocysteine nucleosidase — MKCKNIFNFFKNKEKINKRYVIVVAMADEIDLVIKKYNYQKVSNSLFLYESKLINDVDIAICGIGKTNAAMCVQHLIELDCYKNIINIGIAGAYNHDLKPGQLVEINNLIYGDVDVTYFNYAFGQVPKLPKNYQLKSGDFTCVSTDSFISRFNYLKIIEKLEIPVDLFEMEACAIAQVCHINNFKNLKVYKVVSDYIKLNEMTEKLDEKLANHVLEKVDFRFKVFDEITQKELVLNKEELINFAYQVIFNWFQKTFDNQ, encoded by the coding sequence ATGAAGTGCAAAAATATTTTCAACTTTTTCAAAAACAAAGAGAAGATAAATAAACGCTATGTGATTGTTGTAGCGATGGCTGATGAAATTGATTTAGTTATCAAAAAATATAACTATCAAAAAGTCAGCAATTCACTATTTTTATACGAATCTAAATTAATTAATGATGTTGATATTGCCATTTGTGGAATTGGTAAAACCAACGCTGCAATGTGCGTTCAACATTTGATCGAATTAGATTGTTATAAGAATATCATTAACATCGGTATTGCTGGTGCTTATAATCATGATTTAAAGCCAGGGCAATTAGTTGAAATTAACAATTTAATTTATGGTGATGTTGATGTTACTTATTTCAATTACGCTTTTGGACAAGTGCCAAAATTACCTAAAAATTATCAATTAAAATCAGGTGATTTTACATGTGTTAGCACTGATAGTTTTATCTCACGATTTAATTATTTAAAAATCATAGAAAAGCTAGAAATTCCCGTAGATTTGTTCGAAATGGAAGCTTGTGCAATAGCTCAGGTTTGTCATATTAACAACTTTAAAAACTTAAAGGTTTATAAGGTAGTTTCTGACTATATTAAACTTAATGAAATGACTGAAAAACTTGATGAAAAATTAGCTAATCATGTTTTAGAAAAAGTTGATTTTAGATTTAAAGTTTTTGATGAAATAACACAAAAAGAATTAGTTCTTAATAAAGAAGAATTAATTAATTTTGCATACCAAGTTATCTTTAATTGATTTCAAAAAACATTTGATAATCAATAA
- a CDS encoding YbhB/YbcL family Raf kinase inhibitor-like protein, whose translation MKKHSIGNNKHVWSKMIDQSGYLVAHGGASENRNNTPFSSFSLDLEWEPIPGAKSYAVLIEDYDSTPVIGFAFVHWVALNIKKTKIEANQSYLDHTKWYATKIGRYADDILWQGHNSSVARTFVANNKSSKKLGGILPEMFTANTYEESLMYFGCYPPNADHIYTLTVYGLDVEAKELSYYKNHRTQKHSLNKPYYVGDFMQAIHDHIVDKHTLHFKYAKVE comes from the coding sequence ATGAAAAAACATTCAATTGGTAACAATAAACATGTTTGATCAAAAATGATTGATCAATCTGGATATTTAGTAGCACATGGTGGTGCTAGTGAAAATCGTAATAACACTCCATTTTCTTCATTCTCATTAGATTTAGAATGAGAACCAATTCCTGGTGCTAAAAGCTATGCGGTTTTAATTGAAGATTATGACTCAACTCCTGTTATTGGATTTGCTTTTGTTCACTGAGTAGCATTAAATATTAAAAAAACTAAGATTGAAGCTAACCAATCTTATTTAGATCATACAAAATGATATGCTACAAAAATTGGTCGTTATGCTGATGATATTTTATGACAAGGTCATAACTCAAGTGTAGCTAGAACATTTGTAGCTAACAATAAATCTAGCAAAAAACTTGGTGGTATTTTACCTGAAATGTTTACTGCTAACACTTATGAAGAATCATTAATGTATTTTGGATGTTATCCACCAAATGCTGATCACATTTACACATTAACTGTTTATGGATTAGATGTTGAAGCAAAAGAATTGTCTTACTATAAAAATCATAGAACACAAAAACACAGCTTAAACAAACCTTATTATGTTGGTGACTTCATGCAAGCTATTCACGACCACATCGTTGATAAGCACACATTACACTTCAAATACGCTAAGGTTGAATAA